From Micromonospora sp. NBC_01699, a single genomic window includes:
- a CDS encoding cyclodeaminase/cyclohydrolase family protein gives MRDEKIGDFLDRLADRVPAPGGGATAALHAAQAAALLGMVARYSSAEKYAEHRDTIDRIRDSADELRGTALGLAADDAAAFTVVSDAYRLPAESDAQRAARSAAIASALVGAAQPPARVITAAAKIMTLAEELLPVGNPNVSTDVAAAVEAARAAATTARVNVEVNLTGVRDDAVRAELVAATDRVDGLAARADRVTAAVRAGIAG, from the coding sequence ATGCGCGACGAGAAGATCGGCGACTTCCTGGACCGGCTCGCCGACCGGGTCCCGGCACCCGGCGGCGGCGCGACGGCCGCGTTGCACGCCGCCCAGGCGGCCGCGCTGCTCGGCATGGTGGCCCGCTACAGCAGCGCAGAGAAGTACGCCGAGCACCGCGACACCATCGACCGGATCCGGGACAGCGCCGACGAACTACGCGGTACCGCCCTCGGGCTCGCCGCCGACGACGCGGCCGCCTTCACCGTGGTCAGCGACGCCTACCGGCTACCCGCGGAGTCCGACGCGCAGCGTGCCGCCCGCTCGGCCGCGATAGCGTCCGCCCTGGTCGGCGCGGCACAGCCGCCGGCCCGGGTGATCACCGCCGCCGCGAAGATCATGACCTTGGCCGAGGAACTGCTGCCGGTCGGCAACCCCAACGTCAGCACCGACGTGGCCGCCGCCGTCGAGGCCGCCCGCGCCGCCGCCACCACCGCCCGGGTCAACGTCGAGGTCAACCTCACCGGCGTACGCGACGACGCCGTCCGCGCGGAACTCGTCGCGGCCACGGACCGGGTCGACGGGCTCGCCGCCCGCGCGGACCGGGTCACCGCCGCCGTGCGGGCCGGGATCGCCGGATGA